TACAAGGACATGGGTTAAGGATTATGTGCAATGTCTAGGGTTATAAACACTGGTCTCATCTTGTACCACATAGAGTCCAGTTCTGGCCTGGAGCTCCTGCACTGTAAATGAAGAAGAAGGGATAGTGCCTTTGTGGAGAAACGTATATAAAGCTTTCAACAATTGTCTCTTATACATCCATGCAGAACTGGGTATGTTAACAACTCTAAGGGACTATCTGAGATGACTTGAGgaaaaacttgtattttccaATAACAATTGCTAAACATCACCTCAGCATTTTTGTTCATGTGCAATTTAACGTTTTGCTTGTTGTTTGCAAACATCTGCTGCTCTGTGTACTCTTCATGTACTCGTGGCTTCTAACATGTGCCCAGGGTAAGATGCATTAGGCCTATCTAAAACAAATGCATACAAACACCTTGTTTGGAAATCTGTGCTGATTAGGAATGACCCAACTCAAAAATTAATTACGTACAGATTTGTTGGTTTAGAAAGTAACTATGTGCCTCAGCTTGCAGACAATGCTTCTACAGGTCTTTGAGAAATACGAATACCGCTAatcctaaaatatttcttcactcAACCTCCCCACAGTCATGAAATTTCATCTAAAAACTCACTTTTTTGAGGTTGAACTGAGTGCATAGGGGCTAAATACCAACACTACTCTCAACCCAGGCTGTGTTTAACGCTTACAAGTGACACAAGCTCTTGCCCCTCTGGGGGGCACTCAGCCCCAGCGGCTCCTCGCACGGCCGCCTTTTCCCCCCGGCTCAGAACACAGAGCCCGGGGGCTCCTGTCACCACCGCCTTGTAGCAGGCGGGGCAGGGCACGGGCCCGACGCCATGTTGGGCGTtacccccttccctcccctcaggCGCCCGGCGTGAGGCGAAATGGCGGCGAGAGCGGCGGACTCTGGCTGCCGCGCCGCTGGGCGCCAACTGCCGTTACCCTTCTGGAAGGTtctgtggtggcagcagcagccctgagggAAGCCCGGAGGTTATACAGCAAGAAGGGGCGCCCAGTCGGATTTACACTGCGGTGCTCCACACAGGGTGTACCCCTCTTGTGTAGCACCATTAACATGCTTGTTTGTAAAAATTAAACCACGATTTGCTCCGACTTCACCCAGTTCCAGCAGCGAGGCTGTCTGTGACAGCCAGCCTGGCCCTGGCAATAAGACTGGGAGAGACagacagggagcagcaggatgcCTCCTCCCGTTCTCACAGTAAGAACACTGCTTGTGTGTTTAACATTTAGGGAGGCAGCAAGGTTTTCTACCTCACTGCTCAGTGTGGTGAGAAGAAACGTGAGACATTCAGGGCACCGTGCTCCCTCCAGGTGGCAGGAGGCCCTGGGCAGTCCCAGACCATCCTGCAGCCCAGAGCCATCGTTCCAGCTTGAGCAGGCCCTCTATTAACACCCTGGACTGGTAACATAATGTTCTAGACACAGTAAAGCCCACCTTTAGTTTCTATCAGTTTCTCCAGCGGAGGATAGCGCTTGCAACAAAAATGATTAACAGATGGCTCAACAACAgcacatatttttaatgtttatttaatacATAGTATAAGGTTATGTTGGGAAAATGCAGGTCAAGATAGCACATCCCATTTTATATATAGCATATTTATGCCACTCAGACATACAATAATTCAAAGGCTATTAGGTTTATTAACAAGCAAAGAATatgcaggtaaaaaaaaatatctaaagaaTAAGTCCTGTATGAGACCATTCCTCCTACCCCAAATAACTCCCTTTGAATCAACTTTTGCATTTGAAACACTACTTATCTTATAAACATCTATTTAAAAAGTACGTATGTTCAGTGAGGGGGTCCATGTTTCTTTGTCAGCTTTTCTTGTAGCACCCTAGAGATAACCTAGCCATCTTCAGCACTATTCGCAGAAGAAATCAATGTCCTGAAAAAGAGTTAAAAGGAAAGATCTTTTGATATTATGGAAGGATTAACATTCTTTTATCATCCCCCAAAGGTAGATAAGTAGATGCAAACACTGAATACACTGTAATATACTCAAAGTATGTTCTCTATAAATTAACTTCACAgaattctggagaaaaaagtcttttttttccctttcaactCCTTTTATGTAGTTGGGATGATTTGTTCCTGCCATAAATCTTTAAAGTGAATTAGGCAATACCATGTTGTTTCTTATTTCAAACGATtcctttatctttttgttttgtattccCACATCCATACTTGGATTTATTAAGAGTTGTATGTAACCCCTTATCCTTAACTATTCCTAATCATACATGAAAAGGACACCCTAAACAGACTAAGGCTGTTACACTTCCTCCAGAGAAATCcaactaagaaaataaatgccttttttttttcttgaaaacttccAGCAAGCAATACATTTTCACAGCATATTGCTTTCATCTAGCTTTCTGCTAGCATTTTACATAGCCATGTAAATCTCATCTTGATTCTACTGTAGAGAATTATCACCTCATGGTGCTGAAACTGAGCAACATATACATTAGATCAACCTATCACATGTACCTGTCCCCTGGAAGCAGAAGACAGGGAGCTGTTTCAGAGCAGATGCTTACTGGTAATAAAAGTACTTTCATCTTAGCTAGCAAATGGCCAATTTTAAGTGATTGAGGGAAGGCAGGCAATCCAACACCACTTTGTAGTACACAGTCTATTGTATTGAGTCTGTTGTATTCAGTGCAATTCAGAAGTAGCAGCACTGGGAAAAACATCTTCCAAGACTTGTCACTTGAAACAACCACCAATAGGCATGGATTACCTAACATTGCAAAAAGGATGCTGATGGAAGTTCACAAGCCCAAGAATTTATTAGGAGGGTCTGTAGCTGATGGCATACATTGACTCTAGCTGTGACAAGTTACttttttggggaagaaaaaaaaaagagacagataCATGTGGACCTCCGTGCTAACGTCCTCTTTTGTGCTCCTCTCCACTGCAGCAGGTCCCCCTTCAATCTCCTGGCTTACTCAGTGCTGTTATCAGGCAGGTGCATGCTGATTGATCATTAAGCTTTGGCCATCATCAGGTGCCCCAGTGTAAACGAAACAATACAGTAAAGGAGTAGGAAAAATAGTGGCTGGAGAAGATGGTTCTCATACCACTGGTAACCATTTCCTGAGAGAACCCATGGTAGCAACAGCCCTCGGCTTCACAGGTCCAAGACCaggaaagcaagggaaaataTTGCCAACAGCTTAACGTTGAATTATTGCTGATAGCTCTGTAACTGAAGGGTTACAGAGCTGCAAGCACAAAAGACTGGCTACTGACTTGCAAATGGCAGGCTGGTGGCATTACAGGCATATAAGAGCTGTGCAACACTAGCTCTTgtataaaacagtaatttttaaaggataCTTCTGGAGCAAGTAGTGTTGCCCATACAGATTGGTCAAGGTGTGCTATAGaaagttttaaatgtaattttggaGTCAGACCCTTTAAGGTCATGTTTGCAACATACAACTGAGAACAGGGGAACAAGGAAAAGAACTGCTACAACAAGTTTTTGTCACAAAGTTCCTGCACAGCAAGAATGTGAAATAAAGGTGAAATGACTGTGAAGCTCAGTGTCCTTAGTTCTGCAGGAGGGTTGGATGCAGAACTACTTGCCAATTAAAGTTCTGCATTGCAGCCTGGCAACGTCCCATTCTGGACCCTCAGCCAGCCTGCAAGCTAAGACATCGCTTTAACCTGCCTCTGCTTCCAATTCAGCTTGCCATTCAGCAGACTGGCTGTCACATTGTTGAGTAAAGAGCttagaaacatattttagtCATTCTTTCATGTTCTATGACTAATTGCTACAATGCTTCTGGGCCAAATTCAGAATATTCTAATATAGTGTCAAGAAAAGCAATCACTTATTTCAAGATTTGCATTTGCTCATATAAAAGTTGTCTGACATTAATAATGCAAATCCTAGCAACTATTAACGTGAAACTAAGTTCTTCATTTCACTTATTTCCTGTGTTAATGAAACCCACCATTAGGATTAAAGACTCCGTACATGATTTCAAGACTGACGCACTAATCATTGTATTTTGCTGTACACTTCAAAATAGAATGTAACTAAGTATTCAATATTAATGAAGGTAGTTATTGGAAACTTACCATTCAGTTTGTTTTAAGCACAGATGTAGGTTACCAGTAATGTTACTTATAAGTCAGACCACACCAGCCTTTGTGAAAGGACCCTCCTCTTCCACTCTTCTGTGGAATGTGTTTCAGATCTTCAGTAAAATTGAGAATTGTCTGCTATATGACATACTACTGTACACAATCAGGGAGAACCATTCTTTCAGAAGAGCAGCCTACTTAAAGACATGTTTCCAATGGCTTTGCAATTCAACTTTTTGTTACATGTACTAATAACTTCTGCTATCAGACAGCAAGCATACTCTTCTCATACACATACCGTACTCTGAACACaaagttttaattctttaagTTGCATCCAACATTTTAACCCAAGTGACACTGCTACTATAAAAACAAGAactaaaaaatacatctttctgaatgaagaatGGAAAAGTGAGTTTTCACATGCGGTTGGTTACCAGGGACCTCCTCTCACTGAAGTGGGAGATGTTCAGGAAGgtaaaattaaagttttctaTGAAAATGGCAATCAATGTGCACAATTAATAGAAAGTGGGCTTGTACACGTTAGTAAAATATGCAGCACAATGTCCAGATtccaacaaagaaaaacatttgcaacaCATTGCAAGAAGCTTGGGTAACAGGCTGATGTGGCATTGAAGCAGTACCATTCAAATCAATAAGAACTCTAATAGAATCAAGGCCTCAACGCAGCATTTGTGATGTCTACAATATCAGAGCTTATGTTAGGATTTTATTGAGGCTATTTGCCTGTATAAAGGCCCAAAGATTGCATCCCTAAGCATCTGTGACATGCTACAATCAACTGCCACAATTatgatttgtttttacagcaaatTAGCATTACACAGCCAAGTATAATTATGCAGCCAGCTGGGCTTTTGCAAATTCCTTACCGTTGTAGGAACTGTCTTATTTGCTTCTTGATAGACATGTTGTTCTGAGACTAAACTGCTAGGGAAATAACCAACTGTCCCCATATGGTCTTCATACTGTTCTCCATAAACCTTCAAGCAAGGAGATGCATAATTAGGTACCTTACAACCATCCTCATCTGGTTTAAGCTAGTTTATAATTTAGTCAGAAGCAGTTACTAACAGCGCTTCTTACTCTGGTTTTGGATATCTTAGTTCTCCAATTAACCAGCACATTAAATGAACAATTATCTTCCAATGTAGGCATGCATTTTTGGAGTAAAGTAATACCACCTATAGgttatctggatttttttttttttaatatataatatacaaatacagctgatatttatcttttctttccttaaatttAAGAGTTGTATGAGCAGCTGTGACAGTTTTTCTCCTCAACAGTTTCAGCAAGCACCCACAGAAAGGAACTGTTGAGACACTCCATTAAGGTTCAATGCCTAATTACAGTATAGTTATTGAAGATATTACATTATCAAAAAAAAGAGCCCTCAAGACTCCTCAATCAGTTTCTTAAGTTTGAACACCCACTTTGAAAACTAAGTTGTTACTTCAAAACCCACACTAGCTCAACATTAGCATCCATTTATTGACAAAAGTACACATTAATCTACTTCTGGTTTGCTCATAGACACAAGAATCTCATCTTACACTTCCAGCCCAGAATTCTCCagattctttttccttcactaGTTTTGAGTAAACATAAATCAACTGcccttttttaatattaatgaatCTGCAGTCTGGAGCATTATAATCCTCTTCTGCTCTGACAAGGGAAATGgtgtctagaaaaaaaaaagatcaagaatGAGCTGGATGAATTTAAGGACATACTTTtacaaagagaaatataaatatatgatgCCTGTGGATGCACACACGTAAAACTACTTCTACAGGCAAAAGTAAGTTATTCTGAAATTATTGTCTGCCAAGAATTTGTCCTGCTTATTTTTCTATCTCCGGTAAGCAAAGTAACAGCTTAAGAATGTGTATTTCATCAGAATGGGAATCTCAGTCCTCCTCTTAACACTTACCTTTCACTCAAGTGAAAAAGGTCCCccccaaatttttttttgcagtaaaatGGGATGCGATGTTCTCTATCAATCCTCCCACATTGCTTTAAATTGACAAACCAATTTAGAAATGAGCTAAATAAGCAGAGCAGTTTTCTGTCAAACTCCATCCAACCATCCAATCTCCACAGTTGTTTCTCAGAATATATTCTCTTGTAATTTCAATTAAAGCAGGATTACTTACAGACACAGTCGTCATCAGCACACAGCTTCTTGCTGGCAAGTTTATCCATAAAAATTCCAGTTACAAGGGGATACATTAATCTGAGATACAGAAGTAAGATAACCAAATAAACACgttgtgtcattttttttctttgctgcagcaCCTCCCAAATGTGGACTGGGTCAAGCAATCCGTATCTTTTATGGAAGAACCAAACATCTGGACAAACATCCCTGGCCAATGGGAAGGGATCAAGGGGACATTCCACTGCtacaggaggagctgcaggcaggaggaaagcCTCAGGTTCCACTTACAAAACAGAATCCCTTCCCAAACCCGTTCTGGGTTAGCATTTCAATGAGCAACTGTATTACTTAAACATTCTTAAGCCTTCCTGTAGTCATCCATAAGCTTAATCTTACCTCAAGCAAAAATTGtctgagaatgaaaaattaagttgCACTGTGATaagcaggaaaggaaatcaCATCCCTTCAAATCCTTAAGCCCTTTATTCTCAGGAACACTCACTGACAAACCGTCTTCCCTGGACCATAAACTCACCACAACAGAAATTTCCTTGTTACAGCCTACAGACAAGCCCTACGAGGACCCTAAAACGTAGATGCAAATATAACCCAGTAATTAGGCTAAGCAAGTCAGCCATTTAAATTGGTGGTCTAAAATTCAAGCATCGCGTACTTGTATAGGCgagatttattttccatgggaagatgcagaaaaagagcaaactaCGCAGGTTGTGCCAGGGTAGTGGCCATCTCACTTCTATTTACGCAGTTGAACTCAGTTGAGATTGCAGATGCAAGACACTAAAATTATACCGTGCCCACAAGCTGGCTTTAAAGGTGCTTGTTATGCTTTAGAGGACATCCAGAATTGATCTAACTTACCAAAATTTCATCGTAACATATAtgtaaggagaaagaaaggagtattataattaaaatagacgcacgcacacacacaaagacaaaactgaGTTGCTAGACTGTAAGCTGCTCACATCACGGCTGTCATGCTACAAAAAGCTAGTTTGGATCAGTCCTTAGAAGTGACCAAAAGCAAGTGTGTGAATTCCCCAAATGGCACTCCAGTACATCAGTGCTCTGTGATTCACAAGAAGGCCTGAAGAGCTACTAGCTGTACCATCTTTCAAACAAGTGTCATCAAATAAACccagtatcttttaaaaaatgagcatCTTGCTATTTCTAACATCACCCTTTTTCTAACATCTAACATTCTAACATCACCATTACAGCTGACTTAACATTCTCCTCTAACCTGCCAGCCCATTACTCCTTCCTCCAACCtcccatactttttttttttttatttgcagacaGCTCCACACAATCCCTTCTAAGTGAATCAAGGCAGAGTGTGGCAGTATGCAATGGAGTCTCACATAAATGAAATAGTGGAAGGCAAGAACAGCATCATTAATACCTACAAAATTGCaattgaagaggaaaaaacccAAGGTTAATGACAGAACATAATCCCTTTTACTCTTTAGAGGTACAAAAAAGAATTTCCCTTGCAAGTGCTCTAGATTTGTGAATTCactaaaaagaatgaaaaatgcatatacGGAAATATGACTTTAATCAGGACTGCTGGAAGGGGTATCATCCTTCACtgtcatctgaaaaaaagatcagtttgTTTTGCAGATCTTGTGCAAAAAAAGTTTCATGTAGCAGTTTCAGATGCAATGGAACAGCACTTGCTCAGAAATTGTGTGGACGTGCCAAAATATGGAGCACTGCAAGGTTTCATAAAAAGCAATCAGGCACAGCACTTTGTCCACAGAACAGTCTTAAGTCAAATCTCAATCTTCtcagaataacagaaaaacagtattcTGCAGCTAAAACTAAGCCCACACAACACAGGTAGGGACTGCATCAAGCCATGGTAATAGAGGGAAAgccacagccaccagcacacTCCCTCCTTTTCCAGTTGACCTACTTactctggaaacaaaaaaagcctcaaTGCTTGCAATGTAGCTGCTATGCTAATTTGAACATTCTTCCTTGTAGTTTCTGGTCTTAACATCAGGTACTCTAATACTTTCCTGAACCACTTGTGAGGGAAGTCGTGCTAATTCTGTCCcattacatttttgaaagggTAGTTAGACGGTATTTAGAGGCCTCAGAGAAAGAATTTAAGAATTGAGGAATGGTGTAACATGACGAGCACAAACACATTACCTTTTCCTCTCAAACGTGGATCTCCAAAGGTCTGATAGAAATGCTTCTAGACATCACCATGCAAAACTCACTGTTCCACCAGAAATATGATAATACTTTAAGTAAATTTCATTATTCTCTTAGCCTAAAATATCTTTCTAGGTCCTCCTTCACCTCAACAAAGCACTCCAGCTCttgaagcaattttttttccatgcaaatatttataataGTTATAACTCCCAATACTGCATCTGATTAATTCTCTGCATGTAGTGTATTTCATGTCCAACAAGCCCCTTAACTGttttaaacaaatggaaaagacCTCAGCAAACCACACACATTAGGACACGCATTTTGAAAAACCCATCTGTCAGACATATCAGCAAAGTCTTTGTAAAGAGTAAGAAAGCTCTTCCTAAACCATTTATTAAAACTGCTGGTAAATAATGGAGGATtggaaaaataagcttttatgGGCCCTCTGTACACTTGCTTCTATTACCAGCCATCACTGCAGAGACAAAACCAAAGAAGTTGAACAATGCTATCAAATTCTAATCAATGTCTACcagtacctggaaaaaaaaaaaaaaaaaagagtccaaTGATAAtctgttgcttttcagtgaGAGTA
The Cygnus olor isolate bCygOlo1 chromosome 3, bCygOlo1.pri.v2, whole genome shotgun sequence genome window above contains:
- the OTOR gene encoding otoraplin encodes the protein MTQRVYLVILLLYLRLMYPLVTGIFMDKLASKKLCADDDCVYTISLVRAEEDYNAPDCRFINIKKGQLIYVYSKLVKEKESGEFWAGSVYGEQYEDHMGTVGYFPSSLVSEQHVYQEANKTVPTTDIDFFCE